One segment of Asaia bogorensis NBRC 16594 DNA contains the following:
- a CDS encoding ferritin family protein has translation MSRLEQLYSHLPDAPSDKTLAKADFEARHWSSAIPGPLKPGTEEHKRAVADMFRETFNPYKPSVIEWPKLDPQTLHRITSLPIWDIAVQTEGKARLRMAAYADMIDDPDMKDALRRNAWEENRHKEVLSKLVEAYNIPMAPEPPYIEPKDTEWAYLVTGFSECVDSFFAFGLFALAERAGLFPMELIETFEPVMQEECRHILLFANWLAWHRATMPWWKRPVFEARVLGVWAFLAYERMDLARSIDAEGNEHTQDNNFTVTGAKDMTDVDIKVPELMQLCLDENDRRFSGYDHRLLRPTTTPTLVKTGLAAYRLWGKASGAVRARLGHKEQHAPA, from the coding sequence ATGTCACGTCTTGAACAACTCTACAGCCATCTTCCCGATGCGCCGTCAGACAAGACCTTGGCCAAGGCCGATTTCGAAGCCCGTCACTGGAGCAGCGCCATTCCCGGCCCGCTCAAGCCGGGCACTGAGGAACACAAGCGCGCCGTAGCCGACATGTTCAGGGAGACTTTCAACCCTTACAAGCCGTCGGTCATCGAGTGGCCCAAGCTCGACCCGCAGACCCTGCATCGCATCACCTCGCTGCCGATCTGGGATATCGCCGTGCAGACCGAAGGCAAGGCACGCCTGCGCATGGCGGCCTATGCCGACATGATCGATGATCCCGACATGAAGGACGCCCTGCGTCGCAATGCCTGGGAGGAGAACCGCCACAAGGAGGTGCTCTCCAAGCTTGTTGAAGCCTACAACATCCCGATGGCCCCCGAGCCGCCCTATATCGAGCCGAAAGACACGGAGTGGGCGTATCTGGTGACCGGTTTCTCGGAATGTGTGGATAGCTTCTTTGCCTTCGGTCTGTTTGCCCTTGCCGAGCGTGCCGGTCTGTTCCCCATGGAACTGATCGAGACGTTCGAGCCTGTGATGCAGGAAGAGTGTCGTCATATCCTGCTTTTTGCCAACTGGCTGGCCTGGCATCGCGCCACCATGCCGTGGTGGAAGCGCCCTGTTTTTGAAGCGCGTGTTCTGGGTGTCTGGGCGTTCCTCGCCTATGAGCGCATGGATCTGGCCCGTTCGATCGATGCCGAGGGCAACGAGCACACGCAGGACAACAATTTCACGGTGACCGGTGCCAAGGACATGACGGACGTGGACATCAAGGTGCCAGAGCTAATGCAGCTTTGCCTTGATGAAAATGACCGCCGCTTCTCCGGTTACGACCACCGCCTGCTGCGTCCCACTACGACACCGACACTCGTCAAGACCGGGCTGGCTGCCTATCGTCTGTGGGGAAAAGCATCGGGGGCCGTGCGCGCCCGCCTCGGGCATAAGGAGCAGCACGCGCCTGCATGA
- a CDS encoding LL-diaminopimelate aminotransferase, producing MTEEFHRIRRLPPYVFAEVNKAKAAARAHGEDIIDLGMGNPDSPTPPHIVKKLVETVADPRSHRYSVSRGIPGLRRALAGYYERRFGVDLNPETEVIATLGSKEGLANLSSAITSPGDTILVPNPSYPIHQFGFIIAGASVRSIPATPDEDMLRALERAVRHSVPKPTALIVNFPSNPTAFTASLDFYKELVAFARREQIWILSDLAYCEIYFGDEPPPSILQVPGAKDIAVEFTSLSKTYSMAGWRMGFAAGNPHLIQALTRIKSYLDYGAFTPIQVAAVAALSGPQDCVAEIRDMYRERRDVLIRGLHAAGWDVPSPQGSMFAWAPIPERFAEMGSVDFSKLLLKEAGVAVAPGLGFGEYGEGFVRIGLVENTQRLRQATRAIKTFLNKHGVKQAEAVS from the coding sequence ATGACCGAAGAGTTTCACCGTATCCGTCGCCTGCCGCCCTATGTCTTTGCCGAAGTGAACAAGGCCAAGGCCGCGGCCCGAGCGCATGGTGAAGACATCATCGATCTGGGCATGGGCAACCCCGACAGCCCCACACCGCCCCATATCGTCAAGAAGCTTGTCGAGACCGTGGCCGACCCGCGCAGCCATCGCTACTCGGTCAGCCGTGGTATTCCCGGGCTGCGTCGTGCGCTGGCGGGGTATTATGAGCGCCGCTTCGGTGTGGATCTGAACCCCGAGACCGAAGTCATCGCGACGCTGGGCTCGAAGGAAGGTCTGGCCAATCTGTCCTCGGCCATTACCAGCCCCGGCGACACGATTCTGGTGCCGAATCCGTCCTACCCCATTCATCAGTTTGGCTTCATCATTGCGGGCGCTTCGGTACGCTCCATTCCCGCCACGCCGGATGAGGACATGTTGCGCGCGCTTGAACGGGCAGTGCGCCATTCCGTCCCCAAGCCCACCGCGCTCATCGTGAACTTTCCGTCCAACCCGACGGCCTTCACGGCATCGCTGGATTTCTACAAGGAGCTGGTCGCTTTCGCCCGTCGCGAGCAGATCTGGATCCTGTCCGATCTGGCCTATTGCGAAATCTATTTCGGTGACGAGCCGCCACCGTCGATCCTGCAGGTGCCGGGCGCCAAGGACATCGCGGTCGAGTTCACCTCACTGTCGAAGACCTATTCCATGGCCGGCTGGCGCATGGGCTTTGCCGCAGGCAACCCGCATCTGATCCAGGCCCTCACACGCATCAAGTCCTATCTCGATTACGGCGCCTTCACCCCCATTCAGGTGGCGGCCGTCGCGGCCCTGAGCGGCCCGCAGGATTGCGTGGCCGAAATTCGGGACATGTATCGTGAGCGTCGCGACGTGCTGATCCGCGGGCTGCATGCTGCGGGTTGGGACGTCCCCTCTCCCCAGGGCTCGATGTTCGCCTGGGCGCCTATTCCGGAGCGCTTTGCCGAAATGGGCAGCGTCGATTTCAGCAAGCTGTTGCTGAAAGAGGCTGGTGTGGCCGTGGCCCCGGGTCTGGGCTTTGGTGAATATGGCGAAGGCTTCGTTCGTATCGGTCTTGTCGAGAACACGCAGCGCCTGCGTCAGGCTACGCGTGCCATCAAGACCTTCCTCAACAAACACGGCGTCAAACAGGCAGAGGCAGTTTCGTGA
- the glpX gene encoding class II fructose-bisphosphatase, with translation MPFSPKYKVTDRNLALELVRVTEAAAISSSAWTGRGEKNEADGAAVQAMRAAFDTVAIEGTVVIGEGEMDEAPMLYIGEKVGAGGPKMDIAVDPLEGTNLCAKDMPNAMTMVALAESGNFLHAPDIYMQKLVVGPNLPDDLIDIDAPIETTLRDLAKAKGKDISSLTMCALDRERHEELIARAREAGARVMLLTDGDVAAAIAACMDESRVDIYAGSGGAPEGVLAAAAVRCVGGQMQGRLMFEDESQIERARSMDPGNDPTRKLGLHDMARGDVLFSATGVTTGTLLRGVRFYGPTVARTHSIVMRSKSATVRFIEGRHNFTTKTWAGH, from the coding sequence ATGCCTTTCTCTCCTAAGTATAAAGTGACGGATCGCAACCTCGCGCTCGAGCTCGTGCGCGTGACAGAAGCTGCGGCCATCTCGTCATCAGCCTGGACTGGCCGTGGGGAAAAGAACGAGGCTGACGGTGCAGCCGTCCAGGCCATGCGGGCCGCTTTCGACACCGTCGCGATCGAGGGTACGGTCGTGATCGGCGAGGGCGAGATGGACGAAGCCCCGATGCTCTATATCGGCGAAAAGGTGGGCGCCGGCGGTCCCAAGATGGACATCGCCGTCGACCCGCTTGAAGGCACCAATCTTTGCGCCAAGGACATGCCGAACGCCATGACGATGGTGGCACTGGCCGAGAGCGGTAACTTCCTCCATGCGCCTGACATCTACATGCAGAAGCTGGTGGTGGGCCCGAACCTGCCGGACGATCTGATCGATATCGACGCCCCGATCGAGACCACACTGCGTGACCTTGCCAAGGCCAAGGGCAAGGATATCTCCTCGCTCACCATGTGTGCGCTCGACCGCGAACGTCATGAGGAGCTGATTGCCCGCGCCCGTGAAGCTGGCGCTCGCGTCATGCTGCTAACCGATGGCGACGTTGCTGCCGCCATTGCGGCCTGTATGGATGAAAGCCGCGTGGACATCTATGCGGGTTCGGGTGGCGCGCCGGAAGGTGTTCTGGCTGCTGCAGCCGTGCGCTGCGTGGGTGGCCAGATGCAGGGCCGCCTGATGTTCGAGGATGAAAGCCAGATCGAGCGCGCCCGCTCGATGGATCCGGGCAATGACCCGACCCGCAAGCTCGGCCTGCATGACATGGCCCGTGGCGACGTGCTGTTCTCGGCGACTGGTGTCACGACCGGAACATTGCTGCGCGGCGTGCGCTTCTATGGCCCGACCGTTGCCCGCACCCATTCCATCGTCATGCGCTCCAAGTCTGCCACGGTGCGCTTCATTGAAGGGCGGCACAATTTCACCACCAAGACGTGGGCAGGTCACTGA
- a CDS encoding helix-turn-helix transcriptional regulator — protein sequence MTSPTALGAYLRDRRDRLDPAAFGFPATRRRTPGLRREEVAQRANISPTWYTWLEQGRAGSPSADVLDRIAKGMLLTEAEREHLYMLALGHPPERRYRAAEGITPRLQRVLDALTWSPAIVKTPLWDVVAWNRAASCVLTDYSKLAREDRNILKIVFCTPRIRAMQTDWSSLAYSVVAAFRADVVRAGASAEIDRLVAELSAASPDFAALWQHNDVLQQGEGTKRLQHPAVGLIELEYSGFAVDGRPDLGLIIYNPATEGDLERIQRLMAETFPDSGVPVADRGWRALM from the coding sequence GTGACATCTCCCACCGCCCTTGGCGCCTATCTGCGAGACAGGCGTGATCGTCTCGATCCGGCGGCTTTTGGCTTTCCCGCCACAAGGCGACGCACGCCGGGGCTGCGCCGGGAGGAAGTCGCGCAACGCGCCAATATCAGCCCCACATGGTACACCTGGCTTGAGCAGGGGCGGGCGGGTTCGCCCTCGGCGGATGTGCTCGATCGTATTGCCAAGGGGATGCTGCTGACCGAAGCAGAGCGGGAGCATCTGTATATGCTGGCGCTTGGGCATCCGCCGGAACGGCGGTACAGGGCGGCCGAAGGCATCACGCCGCGGCTGCAACGCGTGCTTGATGCGCTCACCTGGAGCCCAGCCATCGTCAAGACGCCCCTGTGGGATGTCGTTGCCTGGAACAGGGCTGCGTCCTGTGTGCTCACGGATTACAGCAAGCTGGCGCGGGAAGACCGCAATATCCTCAAGATCGTCTTTTGTACGCCCCGTATACGCGCGATGCAGACGGACTGGTCGAGCCTCGCCTATTCGGTGGTCGCGGCTTTTCGTGCCGATGTGGTGCGGGCCGGTGCTTCTGCCGAGATCGACAGGCTTGTTGCTGAGCTGAGCGCTGCCAGCCCGGATTTCGCGGCGCTCTGGCAGCATAATGACGTGTTGCAGCAGGGTGAGGGAACCAAGCGCCTGCAACATCCTGCGGTGGGGTTGATCGAACTCGAATATTCAGGGTTCGCTGTCGATGGGCGGCCAGATCTTGGCCTGATCATCTATAATCCGGCCACGGAAGGCGATCTCGAGCGCATCCAGCGCCTTATGGCAGAGACATTTCCGGACAGTGGCGTCCCGGTGGCTGACCGGGGGTGGCGCGCACTGATGTGA
- the recJ gene encoding single-stranded-DNA-specific exonuclease RecJ: MSDAPTIIASPEPVLSVHESGSQRSWVWRDDRLASGDGRIALAIAQRAAIPELLARILHSRGVDAARIPAFLDPKLRDWLPDPSCLTGMNDAALRLANAVKGGETIGVFGDYDVDGACGTTLLTETLRELGCPVFFHIPDRQKEGYGPNGPALEGLRAKGASLLICVDCGTAAVDLLTSLKEGGDIIVLDHHKPDGAILPDCLVVNPNRLDCESGLGHLCATSVAFLTLIATCRTLRASGWFDAHEEPALLRKLDLVALATICDVMPLRDLNRAFVAQGLRVMGRGERLGLSTLASVAGVKETASAMACGFAIGPRINAGGRIAQAELGVKLLLSDDAFEARALAEKLDEINRQRQTVEADILNDAYAQAEAQLEAGHAALFLHGEDWHPGVVGIVASRVRERCNRPVLVGALQDGRIKGSARSVPGIDLGAAVINACQSGLLLTGGGHAMAAGFSLDAARAAEFHQFLDEALAPAKLRPRHDSLCIDGVLTLRGATTEIAAQLARLGPFGAGHEEPVIAISRVRAVKTERIGRDGNTLRVILQGEDGGRLRGLVFRAADKAFAALLEDRAMPVLHVAGQLRCEQWNGQDMLSFFILDAATI; encoded by the coding sequence ATGTCTGACGCTCCTACGATCATCGCTTCGCCAGAACCGGTTCTTTCTGTCCACGAAAGTGGTAGTCAGCGTTCCTGGGTCTGGCGCGATGACAGGCTGGCCAGCGGTGATGGTCGCATCGCCCTGGCCATCGCGCAACGCGCCGCCATTCCCGAATTACTGGCCCGCATCCTGCATAGCCGCGGGGTCGATGCCGCCCGTATTCCTGCTTTTCTCGACCCGAAACTGCGTGACTGGTTGCCAGACCCGTCCTGCCTGACAGGCATGAACGATGCTGCCCTGCGACTGGCCAATGCCGTCAAGGGGGGTGAGACCATTGGCGTCTTCGGTGATTACGATGTCGACGGCGCCTGCGGCACCACCCTCCTGACCGAAACCCTTCGCGAGCTGGGGTGTCCGGTCTTTTTCCATATTCCCGACCGGCAGAAGGAAGGTTACGGCCCCAACGGGCCAGCCCTGGAAGGCCTGCGCGCCAAAGGGGCGAGCCTGCTTATCTGTGTCGATTGTGGGACGGCCGCCGTTGATCTGCTCACCAGCCTCAAAGAGGGTGGTGATATCATTGTGCTGGACCATCACAAGCCAGACGGGGCCATTCTGCCTGACTGTCTGGTGGTCAACCCCAACCGCCTCGATTGCGAGTCGGGGCTGGGGCATCTTTGCGCCACGAGCGTTGCCTTCCTTACGCTGATTGCTACCTGCCGGACGTTGCGCGCGTCGGGCTGGTTTGACGCGCATGAGGAGCCTGCCCTGCTGCGCAAGCTCGATCTGGTGGCACTGGCCACCATCTGCGATGTGATGCCCCTGCGCGACCTCAACCGCGCTTTCGTCGCCCAAGGCCTGCGCGTGATGGGCCGTGGCGAGCGGCTGGGCCTATCCACCCTGGCTTCCGTGGCAGGGGTGAAAGAAACAGCCAGCGCCATGGCCTGTGGCTTTGCCATCGGGCCACGAATCAATGCGGGCGGCCGTATTGCGCAAGCCGAACTCGGGGTAAAGCTGCTCCTGAGCGACGATGCGTTCGAGGCCCGGGCGCTGGCCGAAAAGCTCGATGAAATCAACCGGCAGCGCCAGACTGTCGAGGCAGATATCCTCAACGATGCCTATGCCCAAGCCGAAGCGCAGCTAGAGGCTGGTCACGCGGCCCTGTTCCTGCATGGCGAGGACTGGCATCCGGGTGTTGTAGGTATCGTCGCCAGTCGTGTCCGTGAGCGTTGCAACAGGCCTGTGCTGGTTGGCGCCCTTCAAGATGGCAGGATCAAGGGCTCGGCCCGCTCTGTGCCGGGCATCGACCTTGGCGCGGCTGTGATCAATGCCTGCCAGTCGGGGTTGCTGCTTACCGGTGGCGGTCACGCCATGGCGGCCGGGTTCTCCCTCGACGCAGCAAGGGCAGCTGAATTTCACCAGTTCCTTGACGAGGCGCTTGCTCCGGCCAAACTCCGCCCGCGTCACGACTCACTTTGCATAGACGGCGTACTGACCCTTCGCGGGGCAACGACGGAAATTGCCGCACAACTGGCACGCCTCGGCCCCTTCGGGGCTGGCCATGAAGAGCCGGTCATTGCCATCAGCCGCGTTCGTGCCGTCAAGACCGAGCGTATCGGGCGCGATGGCAACACGCTGCGTGTCATCCTGCAGGGCGAGGATGGTGGCAGGCTGCGTGGTCTGGTCTTCCGCGCCGCAGACAAGGCTTTCGCTGCCCTGCTGGAAGACCGGGCCATGCCGGTGCTTCACGTGGCGGGGCAACTGCGCTGCGAGCAGTGGAACGGTCAGGATATGCTGAGCTTTTTTATTTTGGACGCTGCCACGATTTAG
- a CDS encoding homoserine dehydrogenase, with translation MNGQTLHLGIAGLGTVGAGVVRLLRENAQAITARAGRTIEVVAVSARDRTRDRGVDLAGLTWHDDPIALASDPKVDVVLELIGGAEGSARTLVETALKAGKPVVTANKALLAIHGAALATLARENNTSLLFEASVAGGIPAIKLVREGLAADNLVRVGGILNGTCNYILTAMRESGRDFGDILAEAQALGYAEADPSTDVDGWDAAHKLAILAGLAFGQPVRFDSLHVEGIRNIAACDQAFAREMGYRIKLLGSARRDEQGAIEASMRPCMVPQSAPIANVDGVFNAVLTEGAFSGPMLIEGRGAGAGPTASAVMADVIDLARGTALPVWGMDPRPEIACAPRENLAGQYYLRLFVQDRPGVVADITAALRDYGVSLRALSQHAAEEAGKAASSQTVVPLALVTHETSEAAMLSVLTALEPLETVVGTPLLMKIETV, from the coding sequence GTGAACGGTCAAACACTTCATCTTGGTATTGCTGGTCTTGGCACGGTCGGGGCTGGCGTGGTGCGCCTTCTGCGTGAGAACGCCCAGGCCATTACTGCCCGTGCCGGACGGACCATCGAGGTGGTCGCTGTCTCGGCCCGCGATCGCACCCGCGACCGTGGCGTCGATCTTGCCGGTCTGACCTGGCATGATGACCCCATTGCGCTGGCCAGTGACCCGAAGGTCGATGTGGTGCTGGAACTGATTGGCGGCGCAGAGGGGTCAGCCCGTACGCTGGTCGAAACCGCCCTGAAGGCTGGCAAGCCGGTCGTAACCGCCAACAAGGCCCTGCTTGCCATTCATGGTGCGGCTCTGGCCACGCTGGCCCGCGAGAACAACACCTCCCTGCTGTTCGAGGCCTCGGTGGCAGGCGGCATCCCGGCCATCAAGCTCGTGCGTGAAGGTCTCGCGGCCGATAATCTGGTGCGCGTTGGCGGCATCCTGAACGGCACCTGCAACTACATCCTGACCGCCATGCGCGAGTCGGGCCGCGATTTTGGCGATATCCTCGCCGAGGCGCAGGCTCTTGGATATGCCGAAGCCGACCCTTCCACCGATGTCGATGGCTGGGACGCTGCCCACAAGCTCGCCATACTTGCCGGCCTTGCCTTTGGTCAGCCGGTGCGGTTCGACAGCCTGCATGTCGAGGGAATCCGCAACATCGCCGCGTGCGATCAGGCCTTTGCCCGCGAGATGGGCTATCGCATCAAGCTGCTGGGCAGTGCGCGCCGTGATGAGCAGGGCGCCATCGAGGCCTCCATGCGCCCATGCATGGTGCCGCAATCCGCTCCGATCGCGAATGTGGACGGCGTTTTCAATGCTGTCCTGACCGAAGGCGCCTTCAGCGGCCCGATGCTGATTGAAGGCCGTGGTGCGGGTGCAGGACCGACCGCCAGCGCCGTAATGGCGGATGTGATCGATCTCGCCCGGGGAACAGCCCTGCCCGTATGGGGGATGGACCCACGGCCCGAAATCGCCTGCGCCCCGCGCGAAAACCTGGCCGGGCAGTATTATCTGCGCCTCTTTGTGCAGGATCGCCCCGGCGTGGTGGCCGATATCACAGCGGCCTTGCGCGACTATGGCGTATCCCTGCGCGCCCTCTCGCAACATGCGGCGGAAGAGGCCGGAAAAGCGGCTTCTTCACAGACGGTTGTTCCCCTGGCGCTTGTCACACATGAAACCAGCGAGGCGGCCATGCTTTCCGTCCTGACGGCCCTCGAGCCCCTGGAAACTGTCGTCGGCACACCGCTGCTCATGAAAATCGAGACTGTGTGA
- a CDS encoding ATP-dependent Clp protease proteolytic subunit: MRGTTPQDIFRIAPRLDDEDPDTQNPDSPETKEPAEKAPGTEIEGKLFEQRKVLIFGGVNDKVARDVTGRLLALAGASDKPIDIYVNSPGGHVESGDTIHDMIRFVDSIAPVNMIGTGWVASAGALIFAAGRPERRLCLPNTRFLLHQPMGGVRGPATDIDIEAREIIKMRERLNRLFARETGQSYEKIAKDTDRNHWMSAEEAIAYGLVSRVISKMSDIKE, encoded by the coding sequence ATGCGTGGCACGACGCCTCAGGACATCTTCCGTATCGCACCACGTCTCGATGATGAAGATCCCGATACACAGAACCCCGACTCCCCGGAGACCAAGGAGCCCGCAGAAAAGGCCCCCGGTACCGAAATCGAGGGCAAGCTGTTCGAGCAGCGCAAGGTGCTGATCTTTGGCGGCGTCAACGATAAGGTGGCCCGTGATGTCACAGGTCGTCTGCTTGCACTGGCCGGAGCTTCGGACAAGCCGATCGATATCTACGTCAATTCACCGGGTGGCCATGTCGAGAGTGGTGACACCATTCATGACATGATCCGCTTTGTGGATTCCATTGCTCCCGTGAACATGATCGGCACGGGCTGGGTGGCATCGGCTGGCGCGCTGATCTTTGCTGCAGGTCGTCCCGAGCGTCGCCTGTGTCTGCCGAACACGCGCTTCCTGCTGCATCAGCCGATGGGCGGTGTTCGTGGCCCGGCAACCGATATCGATATCGAGGCCCGCGAGATCATCAAGATGCGCGAACGCCTGAACCGACTGTTTGCTCGTGAAACCGGTCAGTCCTACGAGAAGATCGCCAAGGACACGGATCGCAATCACTGGATGTCGGCAGAAGAGGCCATTGCCTATGGTCTCGTCTCGCGCGTCATCAGTAAGATGAGCGATATCAAGGAATAA
- a CDS encoding Hint domain-containing protein, with protein MATSSILSGQVVSNILVAAGDSVLVNKGGVVIGATVQATATLSAATGAVLSGAFVNSGTMTGGTLVGPGTQEIVAVGATAVNQTIGQGATISCNGHVTNVQISGGTLAMTSTGPYDNYSFAANAGGTLTISSGNLNGSKAGLELTSGRTINITGGGLYLSGSVGTGGTLNLGGYGAVGLTVDGGTVNWTADASTDSMPTFTSNGGVVNVYQGANIIQSFSGTVNPYGTVNVQSGVSVMLVSVGANANLRLLPGSTLKASVTVLSGGTVTLDSGVVGDRRFIDTSAGNASPVLNGLPMPDVVIQGWTYGNTVTLKGVPKSSVLRVVPSTNGVDIVTTTGTYTLNIYMANSLGYALVDDGAGNLVYTTCFARGTLIRTPEGEIAVEALEIGQLVSTPKGSMPVRWLGQNSLNVLDQPSPEQEWLVRICAGALGDGIPKRDLLVTQEHCLVFEGKMVPARMLVNGVSVLLDRTIEVYDYYHVGLDSHEPVWAEGALTESYLDTGNRAQFAQQHGTADGSAVIDVTPALAIDTSRAFVEPIHAAIAQRAGATPRHVETTDDPALHLVSEHGAVIYPSGIRNSMYMFLIPGNVQRLRLASRAARPCDVVGPFIDDRRELGVLVHRITLWEEMMDREIEAPFEQARLAGWHGLEQGHHRWTNGSAFIELEPSALPRTLHVSILAGGPYAIAQDGPLPGFDLDTANDNLTLVYSEQMQH; from the coding sequence ATGGCCACCTCGTCTATCTTATCCGGTCAGGTCGTATCCAATATTCTTGTCGCTGCAGGTGATAGCGTTCTCGTCAACAAGGGCGGCGTTGTCATCGGTGCAACAGTGCAGGCGACAGCCACACTTTCTGCCGCAACCGGCGCTGTCCTGAGCGGCGCCTTCGTCAACAGCGGCACAATGACCGGCGGCACCTTGGTTGGCCCCGGAACGCAAGAAATAGTCGCAGTTGGGGCAACCGCAGTAAACCAGACCATCGGCCAGGGTGCGACAATAAGCTGCAATGGACATGTGACGAATGTCCAGATCAGCGGTGGCACACTCGCCATGACCTCGACGGGTCCCTACGACAATTACAGCTTTGCAGCGAATGCCGGTGGGACACTGACCATCAGCTCGGGCAATCTCAACGGCTCGAAAGCAGGCCTTGAGCTGACGTCCGGTCGCACGATCAATATCACAGGCGGCGGGCTTTATCTGTCGGGCTCGGTCGGCACCGGGGGAACGCTTAATCTGGGTGGTTACGGCGCTGTTGGCCTCACGGTCGATGGGGGCACTGTCAACTGGACAGCCGATGCCAGCACGGACTCGATGCCAACGTTCACCTCGAATGGTGGTGTTGTAAACGTCTATCAGGGTGCGAACATCATCCAGTCGTTCAGTGGCACCGTCAATCCCTATGGCACGGTCAATGTCCAGAGCGGCGTCAGCGTCATGTTGGTGTCGGTCGGGGCGAACGCAAATCTTCGTTTGTTGCCGGGTTCAACGCTGAAGGCGTCGGTCACGGTCCTGTCCGGGGGTACCGTGACACTGGACAGCGGTGTCGTTGGTGATCGCCGCTTCATTGATACGTCCGCAGGCAATGCCAGTCCTGTCCTGAATGGCCTACCCATGCCGGATGTCGTGATCCAGGGCTGGACTTACGGAAATACGGTTACACTCAAAGGCGTGCCGAAATCGAGTGTGTTGCGCGTTGTACCCAGCACAAACGGTGTGGATATCGTCACGACCACAGGCACCTATACGCTGAATATCTACATGGCCAACTCTCTTGGCTACGCCCTTGTGGATGATGGCGCTGGCAATCTTGTCTACACGACCTGCTTCGCGAGAGGCACGTTGATCCGCACCCCGGAAGGTGAGATTGCGGTCGAGGCGCTCGAAATAGGCCAGCTCGTCAGTACCCCCAAGGGTTCAATGCCAGTTCGCTGGCTGGGGCAAAACAGCCTCAACGTGCTCGATCAGCCCTCACCGGAGCAGGAGTGGTTGGTACGCATCTGTGCCGGCGCCTTGGGCGACGGTATTCCCAAGCGCGATCTTCTGGTGACTCAGGAACATTGCCTGGTCTTCGAAGGCAAGATGGTTCCGGCGCGTATGCTGGTTAATGGTGTGTCGGTGCTCCTTGATCGCACGATCGAGGTTTATGATTACTACCATGTTGGACTGGACAGCCATGAGCCCGTGTGGGCCGAGGGTGCGCTGACCGAAAGTTATCTCGACACCGGCAATCGTGCCCAGTTCGCGCAGCAGCATGGAACGGCCGATGGATCGGCCGTGATTGATGTCACTCCCGCCCTGGCCATCGATACCTCACGCGCATTCGTTGAACCGATCCATGCGGCCATCGCGCAGCGTGCCGGCGCCACACCCAGGCATGTGGAAACAACTGACGACCCGGCGCTGCATCTTGTTTCGGAACATGGTGCGGTGATCTATCCGAGCGGCATACGCAACAGCATGTACATGTTTCTCATCCCCGGTAATGTCCAGCGTCTGAGGCTTGCTTCACGTGCTGCGCGGCCATGTGACGTTGTGGGCCCGTTCATTGATGACCGCCGGGAGCTTGGCGTGCTGGTTCACCGCATCACGCTTTGGGAAGAGATGATGGACAGGGAAATCGAGGCCCCGTTCGAACAGGCTCGTCTGGCCGGATGGCACGGTCTCGAGCAGGGGCATCATCGCTGGACGAATGGTTCGGCTTTCATCGAGCTTGAGCCATCGGCTCTGCCACGCACGCTGCATGTATCGATTCTGGCTGGCGGCCCCTATGCGATTGCACAGGACGGTCCGCTGCCGGGGTTTGATCTGGACACGGCCAACGATAATCTGACGCTTGTCTATTCGGAGCAGATGCAACACTGA